Proteins co-encoded in one Xiphophorus couchianus chromosome 16, X_couchianus-1.0, whole genome shotgun sequence genomic window:
- the LOC114159434 gene encoding intercellular adhesion molecule 1-like, translated as MGNNFLIWILVLCMFYKVSGEGCSLILKPSRVVVGFGESVTVSCEATRPVRVLGWESAIGAVHTQEDRSVQWKVDSLIEWIEEPICYGVFFTAPRQCEEKLNLVLYKTPDSISIRQANHTGPMVEGKEYQLLCEVQNIAPVQYLTLRWYRGQTEVYQHSFSDLTSSSPVQVSSILVITPTKAENDAQYKCVAELDLGPEGPQRPPTLASEPLAVSVYFPPTFLSPETEVLDFTAGAEVILNCTAMGNPGPVYSWQPIHPTEEKMKAEAVITSSSLLPGTYTCTASNTLEKKSKQFIIKEKIKGV; from the exons ATGGGAAACAACTTTCTTATTTGGATACTCGTactttgcatgttttataaAG TGTCAGGAGAAGGTTGCTCCCTTATTCTCAAGCCATCCAGGGTTGTGGTGGGCTTCGGGGAGTCAGTGACGGTCAGCTGTGAAGCCACACGCCCAGTTCGTGTCCTGGGCTGGGAGTCGGCCATCGGCGCGGTGCACACGCAGGAGGACCGGTCTGTCCAGTGGAAGGTAGACAGCCTTATTGAGTGGATAGAGGAGCCCATCTgctatggggtttttttcacagCTCCGAGACAGTGTGAGGAGAAACTCAACCTTGTTCTTTACA AAACTCCGGACAGCATTTCCATCAGGCAGGCGAACCACACTGGCCCCATGGTGGAAGGAAAAGAGtaccagctgctctgtgaggttcAGAATATAGCTCCTGTTCAGTACCTCACACTGAGGTGGTACCGAGGTCAGACTGAGGTCTATCAGCACTCCTTCTCTGACCTCACATCTTCTTCCCCCGTACAAGTGTCCTCTATCCTCGTCATCACGccaacaaaagcagaaaacgaTGCACAGTATAAGTGTGTAGCGGAGCTGGACCTTGGACCAGAGGGACCACAGCGTCCTCCCACTCTGGCCTCAGAGCCCCTTGCTGTGTCCGTATACT TTCCCCCAACATTTCTAAGTCCTGAAACAGAGGTGTTAGACTTTACAGCAGGAGCTGAAGTCATCTTAAACTGCACAGCCATGGGAAACCCTGGGCCTGTATACAGCTGGCAGCCCATCCATCCCacagaagagaaaatgaaagcagaagcTGTTATTACTTCCTCCTCGCTGCTCCCAGGCACTTACACATGCACTGCCTCAAACACgctggaaaaaaagagcaagcAGTTCATTATCAAAGAAAAGATCAAAG GTGTTTGA
- the cmc4 gene encoding cx9C motif-containing protein 4 — protein sequence MPQKDPCQKQACAIQKCLQANKYMESMCEEVIRNMRRCCDVHRGNSTCCSGFKDSKPTENKNET from the exons ATGCCACAGAAAGATCCGTGTCAAAAGCAGGCATGCGCCATCCAGAAGTGTTTACAAG CTAATAAGTACATGGAGAGTATGTGCGAGGAGGTGATCCGAAACATGCGGCGGTGCTGTGACGTCCACAGGGGAAACTCGACCTGCTGCTCCGGTTTTAAGGACTCCAAACCGACTGAAAACAAGAACGAAACATAA